In Luteitalea sp., the following proteins share a genomic window:
- a CDS encoding SRPBCC domain-containing protein produces MPIKKDGTGKRWVEMEFITPGTPEQVWQAMATGPGNAAWFTKATVDERVGGEIQFDFGPNGTQVGEVTAWEPPHRFGYIERDWSEGAPPVATEITITARSGDRCVVRMVHSLFSSSDDWDDQIEGFEKGWPAFFEVLRLYLAHFAGRRAASFMAMVSVEDDHLAVWKRLTQQLHLAGADAGEPRATPLQPEGLSGVIERIHQDPQQRYIMMRLDAPAPGIALVGTYGAGPHVNASMTIFFYGDDADARATASEQKWRDWLGERFVPRGQ; encoded by the coding sequence ATGCCAATCAAGAAGGACGGCACCGGCAAACGCTGGGTCGAGATGGAGTTCATCACCCCGGGCACGCCCGAACAGGTCTGGCAGGCCATGGCGACAGGACCGGGCAACGCGGCCTGGTTCACCAAGGCCACCGTCGACGAACGCGTCGGCGGCGAGATCCAGTTCGACTTCGGTCCCAATGGAACGCAGGTGGGAGAGGTGACCGCGTGGGAGCCGCCGCACCGGTTCGGCTATATTGAACGCGACTGGAGCGAAGGGGCGCCTCCGGTGGCGACAGAGATCACGATCACCGCCCGCTCCGGCGATCGGTGTGTCGTGCGCATGGTCCACTCCCTGTTCTCGTCATCCGACGACTGGGACGACCAGATCGAAGGCTTCGAGAAGGGGTGGCCGGCCTTCTTCGAGGTCTTGCGCCTCTACCTGGCGCACTTCGCGGGACGACGGGCGGCGTCGTTCATGGCCATGGTCAGTGTCGAAGACGATCATCTCGCGGTCTGGAAGCGCCTCACGCAGCAGCTCCACCTCGCCGGTGCGGATGCGGGCGAGCCGCGAGCGACACCACTGCAACCCGAAGGGTTGTCCGGTGTGATCGAACGCATCCACCAGGATCCGCAGCAGCGCTACATCATGATGCGTCTGGACGCTCCGGCCCCTGGCATCGCGCTGGTCGGCACGTATGGCGCCGGTCCGCACGTCAACGCCAGCATGACCATCTTCTTCTACGGCGACGACGCCGACGCCCGTGCGACGGCCAGCGAGCAGAAGTGGCGGGACTGGCTTGGTGAACGATTCGTGCCCCGAGGCCAGTGA
- a CDS encoding helix-turn-helix domain-containing protein has translation MLDVAVIDDPASAVAALDPIKARLLAELSEPASAAALAARVGLARQKVNYHLRALEDLKLVEPAGERHWGGLTERLMIATAASYVVSPAALGPIGADPARNNDRLSASYLIALAARIVREVGELWRRAHTSDKRLATLSIDTVIRFKSPADRAAFTSDLTNAIAALAARYHDERAPRGRPHRLVVASYPAPAKSRP, from the coding sequence CTGGATGTCGCCGTCATCGACGATCCCGCCTCTGCCGTCGCCGCGCTGGACCCCATTAAGGCCCGGCTGCTGGCCGAACTCTCGGAGCCGGCGTCCGCTGCCGCACTCGCGGCACGCGTGGGGCTCGCGCGGCAGAAGGTCAACTACCACCTGCGCGCGCTGGAGGATCTGAAGCTGGTCGAGCCGGCGGGGGAGCGTCACTGGGGCGGGCTCACCGAGCGCCTGATGATTGCGACGGCGGCGTCGTACGTCGTGTCACCCGCGGCACTCGGCCCCATCGGAGCGGATCCGGCACGCAACAACGACCGACTGTCCGCCTCCTACCTCATCGCGTTGGCCGCGCGGATCGTGCGCGAAGTCGGCGAACTGTGGCGCCGCGCGCACACGAGCGACAAGCGTCTGGCGACGCTCTCGATCGACACGGTCATCCGCTTCAAATCGCCCGCGGACCGCGCGGCCTTCACCAGCGACCTTACGAACGCGATCGCGGCCTTGGCCGCACGCTATCACGACGAACGGGCGCCGCGCGGACGTCCGCATCGACTCGTCGTCGCGTCATACCCTGCGCCGGCTAAAAGCAGGCCCTGA
- a CDS encoding damage-inducible protein DinB: MSDVPDQHLLEALLDSWDRNNAILLNLLRALPEGGLEAKAIESSPSVAELFTHIHYVRLVFVFEDAPEFARNVPEEEWVVESDRDRIAQLLNDSAVAVRDAVRGRVLAGRDMDLHYDHPILLLQHMLWHEGYHHGQIKLALKVAGHPLSDEEAGRVTWDVWMHKSGHRHLDQ; encoded by the coding sequence ATGTCGGATGTACCAGACCAACATCTGCTCGAGGCCCTGCTGGATTCCTGGGACCGGAACAACGCCATCCTGCTCAACCTGCTGCGCGCCCTACCAGAGGGCGGGCTGGAAGCCAAGGCGATCGAGAGCAGTCCATCCGTCGCCGAGCTATTCACGCACATCCACTATGTGCGGCTCGTGTTTGTCTTCGAGGATGCTCCCGAGTTCGCCAGGAACGTGCCAGAGGAAGAGTGGGTGGTCGAGAGTGACCGCGATCGCATCGCGCAGTTGCTGAACGACAGCGCCGTGGCGGTGCGGGACGCGGTGAGGGGGAGGGTGCTGGCAGGTCGGGACATGGACCTTCACTACGACCACCCGATCCTCCTGCTCCAGCACATGCTGTGGCACGAAGGCTACCATCACGGGCAGATCAAGCTGGCACTCAAGGTGGCGGGCCACCCGCTCAGTGATGAGGAAGCCGGGCGGGTCACGTGGGACGTCTGGATGCACAAGAGTGGTCACCGGCACCTCGATCAGTGA